A single window of Cydia splendana chromosome 13, ilCydSple1.2, whole genome shotgun sequence DNA harbors:
- the LOC134796390 gene encoding UDP-xylose and UDP-N-acetylglucosamine transporter, translating into MNIKAALAICMVFVGCCSNVVFLELVVKEDPGAGNLVTFLQFLFIAFCGFCTVGKFGTAKRNIPFKQYLILVGFFWTSSVANNYAFDFNISMPLHMIFRAGSLMANMAMGVWILKKQYPALKYLAIFMISAGIAICTIQSSGEVKAPRETHSDAEEEARLKFIDWLWWCLGIAILTFALFVSARMGIFQESLYSKHGKHPWEALYYAHLLPLVIWLPSAPNLIGHVKLATETVPVNFLGFTLPVQVLWLLLYVVTQGLCISSVYVLTTECASLTVTLTVTLRKFVSLLFSIVYFKNPFTIGHWIGTLLVFIGTMIFTELLQKFVALFLPAKVDDKKKKI; encoded by the coding sequence ATGAATATCAAGGCAGCTTTGGCCATATGTATGGTCTTCGTTGGATGTTGTTCCAACGTAGTTTTTCTTGAATTGGTTGTGAAAGAAGACCCAGGCGCTGGTAATTTGGTGACTTTCCTACAATTCTTATTCATCGCATTTTGCGGTTTTTGTACCGTTGGAAAATTCGGTACCGCGAAAAGGAACATACCGTTCAAGCAATACCTGATTTTAGTTGGATTCTTCTGGACAAGCAGCGTGGCTAACAACTATGCGTTCGATTTCAACATATCTATGCCTTTACACATGATTTTTAGAGCGGGATCCCTAATGGCAAACATGGCAATGGGTGTATGGATTTTGAAGAAGCAATACCCAGCGTTAAAATACTTGGCTATCTTCATGATTTCTGCTGGTATAGCGATATGCACTATACAGTCGAGTGGAGAAGTTAAAGCCCCTAGAGAAACCCATTCAGATGCAGAAGAAGAAGCTAGATTGAAATTCATAGATTGGCTTTGGTGGTGTCTAGGCATAGCCATACTGACTTTTGCATTATTCGTATCAGCCCGAATGGGTATTTTCCAAGAATCCCTATACTCAAAGCATGGAAAGCATCCTTGGGAAGCGCTGTACTACGCTCACTTATTACCGTTAGTAATCTGGCTACCATCAGCTCCAAATTTAATAGGACATGTGAAATTAGCCACAGAAACTGTTCCAGTGAATTTCCTAGGATTTACATTGCCTGTTCAAGTATTATGGCTGCTTTTATATGTAGTTACTCAAGGTCTATGTATAAGTTCTGTGTACGTTTTGACGACTGAATGTGCGTCTCTGACTGTGACTTTAACAGTGACTTTAAGAAAGTTTGTGTCACTTTTGTTTTCAATAGTTTACTTTAAGAATCCGTTTACGATCGGACATTGGATTGGGACACTTTTAGTGTTTATTGGTACTATGATATTTACTGAATTATTGCAGAAGTTTGTCGCTCTGTTCTTGCCGGCTAAAGTTGATGATAAAAAGAAGAAGATTTAG